In Eulemur rufifrons isolate Redbay chromosome 29, OSU_ERuf_1, whole genome shotgun sequence, one DNA window encodes the following:
- the SEC61G gene encoding protein transport protein Sec61 subunit gamma, whose translation MDQVMQFVEPSRQFVKDSIRLVKRCTKPDRKEFQKIAMATAIGFAIMGFIGFFVKLIHIPINNIIVGG comes from the exons ATGGATCAGGTAATGCAGTTTGTTGAGCCAAGTCGGCAGTTTGTAAAGGACTCGATTCGGCTGGTTAAAAGATGCACCAAACCTGATAGAAAAG aattCCAGAAGATTGCCATGGCAACAGCAATAGGATTTGCTATAATGGGATTCATTGGCTTCTTTGTGAAATTGATCCATATCCCTATTAATAACATCATTGT tgGTGGCTGA